GTGGTCGACCACTTCGGCGAGCACCGGCGCGCGACCAGGGTCACCTACACCGCGCTGGAGGGCTACGTTGGAGCCCGGCGGTCCGCTGGAGCTGCGCCGGCTACGGTGCGCTTCGAACTGGCGGTGCTCTCGCAGGCGTTCAAGGTCGCGCGCAAGCGGGGCGTGCTTGGCTCGCAGCCCCTCGTCCCGACCGTAACCGTGCGGAACGTCCGGACGGCGCACTTCACCGATGCCGAACTGGAGCGGCTGTTGGTCGAGCTTCCGGACCGCCTTCGTCCGGTCGTGCGGTTTGGCGCTGCGACGGGGTGGCGACTCATGGAGTGCCTGTCGCTCCGCTGGACGGCGGTGGACTTTGCCGCCGGCACGATCCGGCTCGAACCAGGTGAGACGAAGTCGCGACGCGGACGGGTCTTCCCGTTCAAGCGCTTCCCTTCACTGGCTGGCTTGCTGGAGGAACAGCGGCAGGCGCGTTGGGCGGTCGAGCGCGAGCGCGGTGTAGACGTGACCCACGTGTTTCACTGCGAAGGGCGGCCACTCCGGAACATCGACTACGCGTGGGGATCTGCCTGCCGGCGCGCCAATCTGGTCGACCGGCGGTTCCACGATCTCAGGCGCTATGCGGCCATGCGGCTTGTGCGAGCAGGTGTCGCGCGCTCCGAGGCAATGGGACTGCTCGGGCACGAGACGGAGTCGATGTTCACGCGGTACGCGCTCAACGACGTTCCCGCCCTGGAGCGAGCGGTCGAGAAGCTGGCCGCTCTCGACACGAAAGATGCTGACAACTTGTCCGCGTCCGGTGCCCCACTCGGACAAAAACTCGGACAAATGAGAGACCCGCGCCCGTAACTCCTTCCGAACGCGGGTCTACAGTGGTGCCCGGGGCGAGATTTGAACTCGCACGGGTTTCCCCATACGCCCCTCAAACGTACGTGTCTACCAATTCCACCACCCGGGCACGCATTCGGGAGGCTCCGGCCAATCTACTTTCCGGAGGGCTTCGTCGCAGGCGAGCTGGCCGGCGCGGGTGAAGCAGGAGCCGGCGTCGACGGCGCGAGGCCGGTCGCGGGCCGTGGCGCGGTCGCCCCCGGCGGCGGCGGGGCGCCCGGCGGAGTGGCGGCATTGGTCGTGGCATGCCGCGCCTCCTCCTGCATCAGACTCTTGCCCGCGGGGCCCTGCCCGGTCGACAGCAGGGCCAGACCGATCGACGTCACGAAGAAGGCGGTGCCGAGCACCATGGTCGCCCGCGTCATGAAGTCGGTCGCGCCGCGACCGCCGAACACCGTCTGAGCCGAGCCACCGAACGCCCCACCGGCGAGGCCGCCGCCCTTGCCGGATTGGAGCAGAACCACCGACACCAGGCCCAGGCAGACGAAAAGATGGAGCACCAGGACGGCGACGTACATGAATTCCTCGGATCGGAAAGCGACCGCGATGGGGAAACGCGCAACGCGCTGCGGCAAGCGGGGACGCAGCCTATCAGCCCCCTCCGGCCGCCGTCAAACCCGGCCCGCGGTCTCGGCCGCGGTGACGATGCGAAAGAATGAAGCGGCCTCGAGAGACGCGCCGCCGACCAGCGCGCCGTCCACTTCCTCGACCGCGAACAGCGCCGAGGCGTTGCCGGGGTTGACGCTTCCGCCGTAGAGAATGCGCAGCGCCCCGCCGGCGCCGGAACCGACCACGCGATCGAGCGTGGCGCGGATGATCTCGTGTGCCTCGCGCGCCTGCTCGGGCGTGGCCACGCGCCCGGTGCCGATCGCCCACACCGGCTCGTAGGCGACCACCGTGGAGCGCGCCGCGGCTCCCAGCCCGTCGTACGCGGCGCGCACCTGGCGCACCAGCACCTCGGCGGTCTTCGAGCCCTCGCGCTCCGCCAGGGTCTCCCCGACGCACACGATCGGCGTGAGATCATCGCGCTGCGCGGCGCGCAGCTTGCGCGCCACCAGCGCGTCGTCTTCGCCCATGCCGTGGCGCCGCTCGGAATGTCCGACGATCACGTAGGTGCAGCCGGCAGCGCGCAGCATCGGCCCGGAGACCTCGCCGGTGAATGCTCCTTGCGGTTCCGGGTGCAGATTCTGCGCGCCGAGTCGCATGGCGCTGCCGGCGATCGCGCGCCCGACGGATTCGAGCGCCGGGAACGGCGGGCACAGCACCGTCTCGCATGCGCGCGGCGCCGCGAGCAGCGCCTTCAGCTCGGCCGCCAGCGCCGCCCCTTCGGCGGGCGTGCGGTGCATCTTCCAGTTTCCCGCCACCAGCCGCGGCCGACGACTCGGGTTCATGACGCGTCGTCGAGCACGGCGATGCCGGGGAGCACCTTGCCTTCCAGGAACTCGAGCGATGCGCCGCCGCCGGTCGACAGGTGCGTGAATCGCTCCGCGAGTCCCGACTGCTGAATCGCCGCGACCGAATCGCCTCCTCCCACCACCGTGACCGCACCGCGAGAGCCGATCTCGGCCAGCGTCCTCGCCACCTGCAGCGTGCCCTCGGAGAACGCCGGCACCTCGAAGATGCCCATCGGCCCGTTCCACAGCACGGTCGCGCAATCGCGCAGGCGGTCGGCGAACAGGCGTGTCGTCCCCGGCCCGATGTCGACGCCGATGTCGTTCGCCGATAGCTCGGCAATCGCCACCGCGCGCGCCGGCGCGCTGCCGTCGGTGGCGGTCGAAACCACGCA
Above is a genomic segment from Candidatus Sulfotelmatobacter sp. containing:
- a CDS encoding site-specific integrase translates to VVDHFGEHRRATRVTYTALEGYVGARRSAGAAPATVRFELAVLSQAFKVARKRGVLGSQPLVPTVTVRNVRTAHFTDAELERLLVELPDRLRPVVRFGAATGWRLMECLSLRWTAVDFAAGTIRLEPGETKSRRGRVFPFKRFPSLAGLLEEQRQARWAVERERGVDVTHVFHCEGRPLRNIDYAWGSACRRANLVDRRFHDLRRYAAMRLVRAGVARSEAMGLLGHETESMFTRYALNDVPALERAVEKLAALDTKDADNLSASGAPLGQKLGQMRDPRP
- the tpiA gene encoding triose-phosphate isomerase, producing the protein MNPSRRPRLVAGNWKMHRTPAEGAALAAELKALLAAPRACETVLCPPFPALESVGRAIAGSAMRLGAQNLHPEPQGAFTGEVSGPMLRAAGCTYVIVGHSERRHGMGEDDALVARKLRAAQRDDLTPIVCVGETLAEREGSKTAEVLVRQVRAAYDGLGAAARSTVVAYEPVWAIGTGRVATPEQAREAHEIIRATLDRVVGSGAGGALRILYGGSVNPGNASALFAVEEVDGALVGGASLEAASFFRIVTAAETAGRV
- the secG gene encoding preprotein translocase subunit SecG codes for the protein MYVAVLVLHLFVCLGLVSVVLLQSGKGGGLAGGAFGGSAQTVFGGRGATDFMTRATMVLGTAFFVTSIGLALLSTGQGPAGKSLMQEEARHATTNAATPPGAPPPPGATAPRPATGLAPSTPAPASPAPASSPATKPSGK